One window of Kosakonia cowanii JCM 10956 = DSM 18146 genomic DNA carries:
- a CDS encoding molybdopterin guanine dinucleotide-containing S/N-oxide reductase, producing MLVDTDGEKVLASRGALPTPFPNSLQSVVQEQVHSPTRVRYPMVRKGFLASPDSPQGVRGQDEFVRVSWDQALDLIHQQHKRIRDSYGPSSIFAGSYGWRSNGVLHKAATLLQRYMSLAGGYTGHLGDYSTGAAQAIMPHVVGGNEVYQQQTSWPLILEHSDVVVLWSANPLNTLKIAWNASDEQGIPYFDALRNSGKRVICIDPMRSETVDFLGDRAEWIAPHMGTDVALMLGIAHTLVENGWQDNDFLSRCTVGYEIFAAYLTGESDGVAKTAEWAAGICGIEAAKIRELAEVFHKNTTMLMAGWGMQRQQFGEQKHWMLVTLAAMLGQIGTPGGGFGLSYHFANGGNPTRRAAVLASMQGLVKGGTDAVHKFPVARIVEALENPGAPYQHNGINGHFPDIRFVWWAGGANFTHHQDTNRLIRAWQKPELVVISECFWTAAAKHADIVLPATTSFERNDLTMTGDYSNQHLVPMQRVVPPQFEARDDFEVFADLSERWEAGGRERFTEGKSDLQWLETFYTIAGERGASQQVTLPPFAEFWQANQLIEMPQSEQNARFVRYADFCRDPQAHPLKTPSGKIEIFSERIKSFGYADCPPHPTWLEPDEWHGNAEPEQLQVLSAHPAHRLHSQLNFTRLREEYAVAGREPITLHPLDAQARGIAPGDVVRVWNQRGQVLAGAVVSSGIKPGVICIHEGAWPDLEPTADGLCKNGAVNVLTKDLPSSRLGNGCAGNTALAWVEKYRGPALTLTAFDPPASS from the coding sequence ATGCTGGTCGACACCGACGGTGAAAAGGTGCTCGCCTCACGCGGCGCGCTGCCGACGCCTTTCCCCAACTCGCTGCAAAGCGTGGTGCAGGAGCAGGTACACAGCCCGACGCGTGTGCGCTACCCGATGGTGCGCAAAGGCTTTCTCGCCTCGCCCGACAGCCCGCAGGGCGTGCGCGGGCAGGATGAGTTTGTGCGCGTCAGCTGGGATCAGGCACTGGATCTGATCCATCAGCAGCACAAACGTATTCGTGACAGCTATGGCCCGTCATCAATCTTTGCGGGTTCCTACGGCTGGCGCTCCAACGGCGTGCTGCACAAAGCCGCCACGCTGTTACAGCGCTATATGAGCCTTGCGGGCGGCTATACCGGTCATCTCGGGGATTACTCCACCGGTGCCGCGCAGGCGATTATGCCGCACGTGGTGGGCGGCAACGAAGTTTACCAGCAGCAGACCAGCTGGCCGCTGATCCTTGAGCACAGCGACGTGGTGGTGCTGTGGAGCGCCAACCCGCTAAACACCCTGAAGATCGCCTGGAACGCCTCGGATGAGCAGGGCATTCCTTACTTTGATGCGCTGCGCAACAGCGGCAAGCGGGTGATCTGTATCGATCCGATGCGATCGGAGACCGTCGATTTCCTCGGTGACCGCGCTGAGTGGATCGCGCCGCATATGGGCACCGACGTGGCGCTGATGCTCGGCATTGCCCATACGCTGGTGGAGAACGGCTGGCAGGATAATGATTTTCTCTCCCGTTGCACCGTGGGCTACGAGATTTTTGCCGCCTACCTCACCGGCGAAAGCGATGGCGTGGCGAAAACGGCGGAGTGGGCGGCAGGTATCTGCGGCATTGAAGCGGCTAAAATCCGCGAACTGGCGGAAGTTTTCCATAAAAACACCACCATGTTGATGGCAGGCTGGGGGATGCAGCGCCAGCAGTTTGGCGAGCAAAAACACTGGATGCTGGTAACGCTGGCGGCGATGCTTGGGCAGATCGGCACGCCGGGCGGCGGGTTTGGCCTCTCTTATCACTTTGCCAACGGCGGTAACCCGACACGCCGCGCGGCGGTGCTCGCTTCAATGCAGGGGCTGGTCAAAGGCGGTACCGACGCAGTACATAAATTCCCCGTCGCGCGCATCGTTGAAGCGCTGGAGAACCCCGGCGCGCCTTATCAACATAACGGCATAAACGGACACTTCCCGGATATCCGCTTTGTCTGGTGGGCGGGCGGCGCCAATTTTACCCATCACCAGGATACCAATCGCCTGATCCGCGCCTGGCAGAAGCCGGAACTGGTGGTGATCTCCGAGTGTTTCTGGACGGCTGCGGCGAAACACGCCGATATCGTGCTGCCCGCTACCACCTCGTTTGAGCGTAACGATCTGACGATGACCGGGGATTACAGCAACCAGCACCTGGTGCCGATGCAGCGCGTCGTGCCGCCGCAGTTTGAGGCGCGCGATGACTTTGAGGTATTCGCTGACTTAAGCGAGCGCTGGGAAGCGGGCGGGCGCGAACGCTTTACCGAAGGGAAGAGCGATCTGCAGTGGCTGGAGACCTTCTACACCATCGCCGGCGAGCGCGGGGCGAGCCAGCAGGTGACGCTGCCGCCATTTGCTGAGTTCTGGCAGGCAAACCAGCTGATTGAGATGCCGCAGAGCGAGCAGAACGCGCGCTTTGTGCGTTACGCCGATTTCTGTCGCGATCCGCAGGCGCACCCGCTGAAAACGCCGAGCGGTAAAATCGAAATCTTCTCTGAGCGCATTAAAAGCTTTGGCTATGCCGACTGCCCGCCGCATCCGACATGGCTGGAGCCGGATGAGTGGCATGGCAATGCCGAACCGGAGCAGCTGCAGGTGCTCTCTGCGCATCCGGCACACCGCCTGCACAGCCAGCTCAACTTTACCCGTCTGCGCGAGGAGTATGCGGTTGCCGGGCGCGAGCCAATTACGCTCCATCCGCTGGATGCGCAGGCGCGCGGGATTGCGCCGGGCGATGTGGTGCGGGTGTGGAACCAGCGCGGGCAGGTGCTGGCGGGCGCGGTGGTGAGCAGCGGCATTAAGCCTGGCGTGATCTGTATTCATGAAGGGGCATGGCCGGATCTTGAGCCAACGGCGGACGGGCTGTGTAAAAACGGCGCGGTGAATGTGCTGACCAAAGATCTGCCCAGCTCGCGGCTGGGCAATGGCTGCGCGGGAAATACGGCGCTGGCGTGGGTTGAGAAGTATCGCGGCCCGGCGCTTACGCTGACGGCGTTTGATCCGCCTGCCAGCTCATGA
- a CDS encoding N-acetyltransferase, translated as MIRVWNSEDLTPLLALWLESTTLAHPFIKASYWQESEALVRDAYLPSAKTWVVEQEGELQGFVSVMDEQFIGALFVRPQAFGQGFGKALINHVKQHFPRLSLEVYQQNERAVNFYHAQGFTITESAWQEETGHPTWIMSWQADQTPSA; from the coding sequence ATGATTCGCGTATGGAACAGTGAAGATTTAACCCCGCTGCTGGCGCTGTGGCTGGAGAGCACCACCCTCGCCCACCCCTTTATTAAGGCCAGCTACTGGCAGGAGAGCGAAGCGCTGGTGCGCGACGCCTACCTTCCATCGGCGAAAACCTGGGTGGTTGAGCAGGAGGGAGAGTTGCAGGGGTTTGTCAGCGTGATGGATGAGCAGTTTATCGGCGCGCTGTTTGTGCGCCCGCAGGCGTTTGGCCAGGGGTTCGGAAAAGCGCTGATTAACCATGTTAAACAGCACTTTCCCCGCTTAAGCCTTGAGGTTTACCAGCAGAATGAGCGGGCGGTGAACTTCTACCATGCGCAGGGCTTTACCATTACCGAAAGCGCATGGCAGGAGGAGACCGGTCATCCGACGTGGATCATGAGCTGGCAGGCGGATCAAACGCCGTCAGCGTAA
- the tag gene encoding DNA-3-methyladenine glycosylase I, with product MQRCGWVTQDPLYLDYHDNEWGVAQRDGKKLFEMICLEGQQAGLSWITVLKKRENYRHAFHNFDPQRVAAMTAQDVDNLLQNAGIIRHRGKIEAIIGNARAYLAMEANGEPFSDFIWGFVDNQPQIAHAALLAEIPASTPVSDALSKALKKRGFKFVGSTICYAFMQACGLVNDHVVGCICYPGGTHDSRMEQ from the coding sequence ATGCAGCGTTGTGGTTGGGTTACCCAGGACCCGCTCTATCTTGATTACCATGATAACGAGTGGGGCGTGGCGCAAAGGGACGGTAAAAAGCTGTTCGAGATGATCTGCCTCGAAGGGCAGCAGGCGGGCCTGTCGTGGATTACGGTGTTGAAAAAGCGGGAGAATTACCGTCACGCCTTCCATAACTTTGACCCGCAGCGCGTCGCCGCCATGACGGCGCAGGATGTCGATAATTTACTGCAAAACGCCGGGATTATTCGCCATCGTGGCAAGATTGAAGCGATTATTGGCAATGCCCGCGCCTACCTGGCGATGGAAGCCAACGGCGAGCCATTTTCAGATTTTATCTGGGGGTTCGTCGATAACCAGCCACAGATCGCGCACGCCGCCCTGCTCGCAGAAATCCCCGCCTCAACGCCCGTCTCCGACGCCTTATCAAAAGCGCTGAAAAAACGCGGCTTCAAATTTGTTGGTTCAACTATCTGTTATGCCTTTATGCAGGCCTGCGGTCTGGTTAATGACCACGTTGTCGGCTGCATCTGTTACCCGGGAGGAACGCATGATTCGCGTATGGAACAGTGA
- a CDS encoding autotransporter domain-containing protein, with the protein MKTTRSGLMMSLLPACLLFTQTAAAWQQEYVGADDTDGRYRWDSERQPRYNDILEERIRSTQNSPGLAINLPDTSPLDTISTMSLGWNIPLSSQVTTGPVAVWHYDGSTTSMYNEFGDSATNVQYSDPLWHASVSSLGWRIDSRFGDLRPWAQISVNQQFGENVWKSQSGLYRLTAANQYGNWMDVTLGADMLLNPHLAAYASMSQSENETWGQNYLYSMGVSARF; encoded by the coding sequence ATGAAAACAACCCGCAGTGGCCTGATGATGTCGCTGCTGCCTGCCTGTCTGCTTTTTACTCAGACGGCGGCGGCGTGGCAGCAAGAGTATGTCGGTGCTGATGACACCGATGGACGCTATCGCTGGGATAGCGAACGGCAACCCCGTTATAACGATATCCTTGAAGAGCGCATTCGTTCGACGCAAAACTCGCCGGGGCTGGCCATTAATCTCCCCGACACGTCGCCGCTCGATACGATTAGCACCATGAGCCTTGGCTGGAATATTCCGCTCTCAAGTCAAGTCACCACCGGCCCGGTGGCGGTGTGGCACTACGATGGCTCAACGACCTCAATGTATAACGAATTCGGCGACAGCGCGACCAACGTGCAGTACAGCGATCCGCTGTGGCACGCCAGCGTCAGTTCGCTGGGCTGGCGCATTGATAGCCGCTTTGGCGATCTGCGTCCGTGGGCGCAAATTAGCGTCAACCAGCAGTTTGGCGAAAACGTCTGGAAGAGCCAGTCGGGTCTCTATCGCCTTACCGCCGCCAACCAGTACGGTAACTGGATGGATGTGACGCTGGGGGCCGATATGCTGCTCAACCCGCACCTCGCGGCCTACGCTTCAATGTCGCAATCGGAAAACGAGACCTGGGGGCAAAACTACCTCTACAGCATGGGAGTCAGCGCCCGTTTTTAG
- a CDS encoding MFS transporter yields the protein MNSSFAQHTRWLTLVGTIITQFALGSVYTWSLFNSSLAEKLGEPVSQVAFSFGLLSLGLALSSSVAGKLQERFGVKRVTIASGLLLGLGFFLTAHATNLMMLWLSAGVLVGLADGAGYLLTLSNCVKWFPERKGLISAFSIGSYGLGSLGFKFIDSHLLATVGLESTFMIWGAITLVMIVFGAMLMTDAPLQKVSTVNGVVENDFTLAQSMRKPQYWMLAVMFLTACMSGLYVIGVAKDIAQGMVHLDIATAANAVTVIAIANLSGRLVLGILSDKIARIRVITIGQVISLVGMAALLFAPLNAVSFFAAIACVAFNFGGTITVFPSLVSEFFGLNNLAKNYGVIYLGFGIGSICGSIIASLFGGFYVTFCVIFALLILSLALSTTIRQPQREVYQQAHA from the coding sequence ATGAATAGTTCCTTTGCTCAACACACTCGCTGGCTGACGCTGGTCGGCACCATCATCACGCAGTTTGCGTTAGGATCGGTTTACACCTGGAGTTTGTTCAATAGTTCGTTGGCGGAAAAACTGGGCGAGCCGGTAAGCCAGGTCGCATTTTCCTTTGGCCTGCTGAGCCTTGGCCTCGCGCTCTCCTCCTCGGTAGCCGGTAAACTGCAGGAGCGTTTTGGCGTGAAGCGCGTCACCATCGCCTCCGGCCTGCTGCTCGGGCTTGGCTTCTTCCTCACCGCTCATGCGACCAATTTGATGATGCTGTGGCTCAGCGCAGGCGTATTGGTTGGCCTGGCAGATGGCGCGGGCTACCTGTTAACCCTCTCTAACTGCGTGAAGTGGTTCCCGGAGCGCAAAGGGCTGATCTCTGCCTTCTCTATCGGTTCTTACGGCCTTGGCAGCCTCGGTTTTAAATTTATCGACAGCCATCTGCTGGCGACCGTCGGCCTGGAAAGCACCTTTATGATCTGGGGCGCGATCACGCTGGTGATGATTGTCTTCGGTGCGATGCTGATGACCGATGCGCCGCTGCAGAAAGTCTCCACCGTTAACGGCGTAGTGGAAAATGACTTCACGCTGGCGCAGTCAATGCGTAAACCGCAGTACTGGATGCTGGCAGTGATGTTCCTGACCGCCTGCATGAGCGGCCTGTATGTGATTGGCGTGGCGAAAGATATTGCGCAGGGGATGGTGCATCTGGATATTGCCACTGCTGCCAATGCGGTAACGGTGATTGCGATTGCCAACCTCAGCGGCCGCCTGGTGCTGGGTATCCTCTCTGACAAGATTGCCCGTATCCGCGTGATTACCATTGGTCAGGTGATTTCATTAGTCGGCATGGCCGCACTGCTCTTCGCACCGCTGAACGCCGTGAGCTTCTTTGCCGCCATCGCCTGCGTTGCCTTCAACTTCGGCGGTACCATCACCGTCTTCCCGTCGCTGGTCAGTGAGTTCTTCGGCCTCAACAACCTGGCGAAAAACTACGGCGTGATTTACCTCGGTTTCGGTATTGGCAGCATCTGCGGCTCGATTATCGCCTCACTGTTCGGCGGCTTTTATGTCACCTTCTGTGTCATCTTCGCCCTGCTGATCCTGTCGCTGGCTCTCTCCACCACCATCCGCCAGCCGCAGCGCGAGGTCTACCAGCAAGCGCACGCGTAA
- a CDS encoding type II toxin-antitoxin system Phd/YefM family antitoxin: MNMQHVNYTDARQNLASLMQQANDELAPILVTRKGAKSVVVIDAEEFASMQETLHLFSNPVNAAHIERSIQQAESGDLQEYKFE; this comes from the coding sequence ATGAATATGCAACATGTTAACTACACCGACGCCCGCCAGAACCTGGCCTCGCTGATGCAGCAGGCAAATGACGAGCTGGCACCGATCCTTGTCACCCGCAAAGGGGCTAAAAGCGTGGTGGTTATCGATGCCGAGGAGTTTGCCTCTATGCAAGAGACGCTTCATCTGTTCAGTAATCCGGTCAACGCCGCGCATATTGAGCGCAGCATCCAACAGGCGGAAAGCGGCGACCTACAGGAATATAAATTTGAATGA
- a CDS encoding Txe/YoeB family addiction module toxin has product MTPRITPEAQADIDFWKQNDPKVKQKIDTLVRDALEHPFQGLGKPEALKHHKPLWSRRITKEHRLVYYIKDDSLIIVSCRYHYVNL; this is encoded by the coding sequence ATGACGCCCAGGATAACGCCGGAAGCGCAAGCTGATATAGATTTCTGGAAGCAGAACGACCCTAAGGTAAAGCAGAAGATTGATACCCTTGTCAGGGATGCGCTTGAGCACCCTTTTCAGGGGCTCGGAAAGCCGGAAGCGCTTAAGCACCATAAACCGCTCTGGTCGCGCCGCATCACCAAAGAGCATCGTCTCGTTTACTACATAAAAGATGACTCGCTGATTATCGTTTCTTGCCGCTACCACTACGTAAATCTTTAA
- a CDS encoding organic hydroperoxide resistance protein has product MSLEKVVYRAKAKATGGRDGRATSSDGVLDVKLGVPKEMGGPGGEVTNPEQLFAAGYSACFLGALKHVASTEKKKVPQDAYIEGQVGIGPLPTGFGIEAQLDIHLPGMDHKEAEELVQKAHIVCPYSNATRGNIDVKLNVITS; this is encoded by the coding sequence ATGTCTTTAGAGAAAGTGGTTTACCGTGCTAAAGCGAAAGCAACCGGGGGACGCGATGGCCGTGCAACCTCCTCTGATGGTGTGCTGGATGTCAAACTGGGCGTACCGAAAGAGATGGGCGGCCCTGGCGGCGAAGTGACCAACCCGGAACAGCTTTTCGCAGCGGGCTACTCGGCCTGTTTCCTTGGCGCGCTAAAACACGTGGCGTCGACCGAGAAGAAGAAAGTGCCGCAGGATGCTTACATTGAAGGTCAGGTAGGCATTGGGCCGTTGCCGACCGGTTTTGGTATCGAAGCGCAGCTGGATATCCACCTGCCGGGCATGGATCACAAAGAAGCGGAAGAGCTGGTGCAAAAGGCGCATATTGTCTGCCCTTACTCCAATGCCACTCGCGGTAACATTGATGTAAAACTCAATGTAATTACCTCCTGA